Proteins found in one Drosophila busckii strain San Diego stock center, stock number 13000-0081.31 chromosome 2R, ASM1175060v1, whole genome shotgun sequence genomic segment:
- the LOC108594958 gene encoding probable multidrug resistance-associated protein lethal(2)03659 has protein sequence MRQIFSKGRTETLDINGLYAHLPSFDSERLTSELQEPWERESQRKQPNILHLIFKFYGCKFLPICVLYSIVEITIHSFQPLFLGRLISYFAEGQTSVSKESAYLYAMGVVLCSLVTSLLFHPFMFYMFDVGTKIRIACAGLIYRQCLRAAINASEGLGAVAISVMSIDLTQFDLSFYFLHDLWKGPVEACIFGYIMYRQVGWTALIGIAFIVLLIPLQAWAAQAAAKYRSRSSEQRDKRVQLMQEIIDAMQVIKMYAWEQCFVKLVEAVRQSEVKAIRGSMSIYAALQCTNMISKVSLFLSLVAYVYTGDVVTAQKVFVLSSYYSLLNDSLLHFWPLAITTWAQTVVSARRVLQFLQQTQQPRRKSAYDNPAFELEDKPKQQLQPVAPTVRCSHISASWQKSTPRSMQLSNISFELQPAQLVGIVGAVGAGKSSLLHVLLGELPLLQGQLQLTGKLSYAPQQPWIFQGSIRDNIVFVERYDEWRYRAVLQACQLQRDLLLWPQGDATMLGERGINLSGGQKARISLARAVYREADIYLFDDPLAAVDAQVGKLLMEQCLQRFLAGKLRILVTHHVQLLQTADQLLLLEAGQLSQQGSYAELQHLLLKHAAPEAAAARLSLQAERHSKRESLSAQLSAAAEQEQLHEAQLQESQAQGAVSWATYSAYFQALGAAGFTSALLVLALFVLARACQALMDIFISRWATFEEQQLHDSERTRRRMLIWYTLLLLGTLALYLLRTFGFFMLCLRISLRLHNLLFAGIIRARMRFFNENPSGRVLNRFASDIENVDVALPQALMDSLQFLVDVIAVLIIVAIANYWLLIPAAIMALLMFLCRSYYIGASRSLKRIESLTRSPVYSHTNQTFNGLTTIRALQATQQLEQTFHAHQNLNTSALFLYTSANRAFSFWTDLICGLYILAVTFSFLVVNQHFSSGDVGLAITQSITLVIMCQWGMRQTAEMENKMTSVERILEYAQTPSEAALETTKQLQLCEHWPESGHMRFQELRMRYTPEQDYILRGLSFELQPTEKVGIVGRTGAGKSSIIQAIFRLAVNEGLIEIDGQNIAHLGLQQLRSHISIIPQDPVLFSGSLRFNLDPLQQRTDEQIWQALQAVKLQQYVSSLAGGLDCQFQDGNGPFSIGQKQLVCLARAIVRGNRIIIMDEATANVDADTDQLIQQTMRTTFAHCTVLTIAHRLHTVMDYDRILVMDAGQIVEFGAPHQLLQNPLGALLKLVNQNDNSTVQYLKRIAADSALKKIKEVQED, from the exons ATGCGTCAAATATTTAGCAAGGGACGCACTGAGACCTTGGACATCAATGGGCTTTATGCTCATTTGCCCAGTTTTGATAGCGAGCGACTAACATCGGAGCTACAAGAGCCCTGGGAACGCGAATCCCAACGTAAACAACCGAATATACTGCATCTCATCTTTAAGTTCTATGGCTGCAAGTTTTTACCCATTTGTGTGCTATATTCCATAGTGGAAATTACAATACA TTCGTTTCAGCCCTTGTTCTTGGGTCGCTTAATCTCTTATTTTGCGGAGGGACAGACGAGCGTGAGCAAGGAGAGCGCCTATTTGTATGCCATGGGCGTAGTGCTCTGCTCGCTGGTGACTTCGCTGCTGTTTCATCCGTTCATGTTCTACATGTTCGACGTGGGCACCAAGATACGCATAGCCTGCGCCGGCCTGATCTATCGTCAGTGTCTGCGTGCTGCCATTAATGCCAGCGAGGGTCTGGGCGCTGTGGCCATATCTGTGATGTCCATCGATCTAACGCAGTTTGATTTGAGCTTTTACTTTCTGCACGATCTGTGGAAGGGACCTGTGGAGGCGTGCATCTTTGGCTACATAATGTACAGACAAGTGGGCTGGACAGCGTTGATAGGCATTGCATTTATAGTGCTGTTGATACCGCTCCAGGCGTGGGcagcgcaggcagcggcaAAGTATCGCAGTCGTTCGTCGGAGCAGCGCGACAAGCGCGTGCAGCTAATGCAGGAAATTATCGATGCCATGCAGGTGATCAAGATGTATGCCTGGGAGCAGTGTTTTGTTAAGCTGGTGGAAGCGGTGCGGCAAAGTGAAGTTAAAGCGATTAGAGGCTCCATGAGCATCTATGCAGCGCTGCAATGCACCAATATGATATCCAAGGTATCGTTATTTCTAAGTCTTGTAGCTTATGTCTATACAGGCGATGTGGTTACAGCGCAAAAAGTATTTGTGCTCTCCAGCTATTATAGTTTGCTCAATGATTCCTTGCTGCACTTTTGGCCACTGGCTATAACAACCTGGGCACAGACTGTAGTAAGCGCCAGACGCGTGCTGCAGTTTCTGCAGCAAACACAGCAGCCCAGAAGGAAGAGCGCCTATGATAATCCAGCGTTTGAACTGGAAGacaagcccaagcagcagctacaaccgGTGGCGCCAACTGTGCGTTGCTCGCACATTAGCGCCAGCTGGCAAAAGTCCACGCCACGCAGCATGCAGCTGTCCAACATAAGCTTTGAGCTGCAGCCGGCGCAGCTGGTTGGCATTGTGGGCGCAGTGGGCGCTGGCAAGAGCAGCTTGTTGCATGTGCTGCTGGgcgagctgccgctgctgcagggacaactgcaactgactGGCAAGCTAAGCTATGCACCGCAGCAGCCCTGGATCTTTCAGGGCAGCATACGTGACAATATTGTGTTTGTGGAGCGCTACGATGAGTGGCGCTATCGCGCTGTGTTGCAAGCGTGTCAGCTGCAACGCgatttgctgctttggccGCAGGGCGATGCTACAATGCTGGGCGAGCGTGGCATAAATCTGAGTGGTGGGCAGAAGGCGCGCATAAGTTTGGCACGCGCTGTTTATCGCGAGGCggacatttatttgtttgatgATCCTTTGGCTGCGGTGGATGCGCAGGTGGGCAAGCTGCTGATGGAGCAATGTCTGCAGCGCTTTCTTGCTGGCAAGCTGCGCATTCTGGTAACGCATCATGTGCAGTTGCTGCAGACAGCGgatcagttgctgctgctcgaagcTGGACAGCTTAGCCAGCAAGGCAGCTACGcggagctgcagcatttgctgctcaagCATGCAGCGccagaggcagcagctgcacgtCTGAGTTTGCAAGCGGAGCGGCATTCCAAGCGTGAAAGTCTCTCAGCGCAGCTGTCGGCAGCAGCGGAGCAGGAGCAACTGCATGAAGCGCAGTTGCAGGAGTCGCAAGCTCAGGGCGCTGTTAGCTGGGCTACCTATAGCGCCTATTTCCAAGCTTTAGGTGCTGCTGGCTTTACTAGCGCTTTGCTAGTGCTCGCCTTGTTTGTGCTCGCGCGTGCCTGTCAAGCGCTCATGGACATTTTTATATCGCGCTGGGCCACCTTTGAGGAGCAACAGCTGCATGATTCAGAGCGCACACGCCGCCGCATGCTCATCTGgtatacgctgctgctgctcggcacTTTGGCTTTGTATCTGCTGCGCACCTTTGGCTTCTTCATGCTCTGTCTGCGCATCTCGCTGAGATTGCACAACTTGCTCTTTGCTGGCATCATACGCGCTCGCATGCGTTTCTTCAATGAGAATCCTTCGGGTCGCGTGCTCAATCGTTTTGCCAGCGATATTGAAAATGTGGACGTGGCACTGCCGCAGGCTTTGATGGATTCACTGCAG TTTCTGGTGGATGTTATAGCTGTGCTAATTATTGTAGCCATAGCCAACTATTGGCTGCTCATACCCGCGGCCATTATGGCGCTGCTCATGTTTCTCTGCCGCTCCTACTACATAGGCGCCAGTCGTAGTCTGAAACGCATCGAAAGCTTAA CACGCAGTCCAGTCTACTCGCATACGAATCAAACTTTCAATGGACTCACCACCATACGCGCCTTGCAGGCaacgcagcagctggagcaaaCTTTCCATGCGCATCAGAACCTCAACACCAGCGCTTTGTTTCTTTATACGAGCGCCAATCGCGCGTTTTCCTTCTGGACTGATCTCATTTGCGggctttatattttagctgTCACATTCAGTTTTCTGGTAGTGAATCAACATTTCAGCAGCGGCGATGTGGGCTTGGCTATAACACAGTCTATAACTTTGGTTATTATGTGCCAATGGGGCATGCGTCAAACTGCAGAGATGGAGAATAAAATGACAAGCGTGGAGCGCATACTGGAGTATGCACAAACGCCCAGCGAAGCAGCGCTGGAGacaacaaagcagctgcagctctgcGAGCATTGGCCTGAGTCGGGACACATGCGTTTCCAAGAGCTGCGCATGCGCTACACGCCGGAGCAGGATTACATACTAAGAGGCTTGAGCTTTGAGCTGCAGCCTACAGAAAAAGTGGGCATAGTGGGACGCACTGGCGCAGGGAAATCCTCCATTATACAAGCCATATTTAGACTGGCTGTCAATGAGGGTCTCATTGAAATTGATGGCCAGAACATAGCGCACTTGggtctgcagcagctgcgcagtcATATATCCATAATACCGCAGGATCCGGTGCTGTTCTCAGGCAGTCTACGCTTCAACTTGGATCCACTGCAGCAACGCACTGATGAGCAAATCTGGCAGGCACTACAAGCggtaaagctgcagcaatatgTGTCCAGCTTAGCAGGCGGCTTGGACTGTCAATTTCAAGATGGCAACGGTCCGTTTAGCATAGGACAGAAGCAGCTTGTTTGCCTGGCCAGAGCTATAGTGCGTGGCAATCGCATTATCATTATGGACGAAGCTACAGCCAATGTGGATGCGGA cACCGATCAATTGATACAGCAGACCATGCGCACTACCTTTGCTCATTGCACAGTTCTTACCATTGCCCATAGACTGCATACGGTGATGGATTATGATCGCATTCTGGTCATGGATGCGGGACAAATTGTAGAGTTTGGTGCGCCGCATCAATTGCTGCAGAATCCGCTGGGTGCGCTGCTCAAGCTGGTTAATCAAAACGATAACTCCACGGTGCAATATCTGAAACGCATTGCAGCTGACAGCGCCTTGAAGAAGATTAAGGAAGTGCAGGAAGATTAA